A genomic segment from Stegostoma tigrinum isolate sSteTig4 chromosome 1, sSteTig4.hap1, whole genome shotgun sequence encodes:
- the LOC125450897 gene encoding toll-like receptor 1 isoform X2 — protein MVNILSFFVWILMFQPCHSLCFPVANDIVTNYSSSSLSTVPKNLSNLTNILDLSQNNITEIYMQDFAPLHQLKYLNLSSNKINNLAPAFFRSNQKLECLDLSRNQLMNVECDFLHNATSLKYLDISENNFLSLTLGKAFSFLQDLEYLSLGSRKTIKFRKDDLKEISGKQLQEVSIKLKTLSEYDPSAITILRTTKLHIVLPSIKSFHFLKNVLDDAFNTSDILTLSNFECCQKCNHLSVDCCQTCSKINNGMNQCCSDCSHYIESFKVLGKYSRVQNLSLQHLTVDWETFAKILKIIWDSSVEKLSVSNMKICQVRQHLSWFFLQKQLKSFTLRKINILPFYFSQAIIYDVFEELKVENLIIYESGMIFLTCPKKQNTYKLIDISDNSFTSDFFFQGCSTLKHLETFILKQNRFVQLFEVSNMTTYMTSLKHLDVSQNQLIFDEVRICPWTNSLTKLNLSSNKLTDSVFTCLPSNLEILDLQKNNIYTVPKVLKNLNNLKELYLGANKLANPPDCNKFRNLEILFVEANSFHEPSSTFLQSCQRLTVLNAASNPFTCTCNLRDFSTMNKNTHIEMIGWPKSYCCAYPDVLKGTLLKDFYLSEVTCSPTLLLVIVLGTMFVIAILIGLMCRFLDLPWYLRMTWQWTQMKRRTMKTDSYQLSENLVYHAFVSYSQHDYSWVKEQLLSNLEERNLRICHHERDFIPGKAVSFTINPSLVGKPGVSGGDEKTVVWTI, from the coding sequence ATGGTCaacattctctctttctttgtgTGGATTTTAATGTTTCAACCCTGCCACAGTCTTTGCTTTCCTGTAGCAAATGATATTGTCACAAACTATtcatcttcttcattgtccactgtgCCAAAGAACCTATCAAATCTCACAAACATACTGGATTTATCACAGAACAACATTACTGAGATTTATATGCAGGATTTTGCCCCTCTCCACCAGTTGAAATATTTGAATTTGTCCTCCAATAAGATCAACAATTTAGCACCCGCTTTTTTCAGGTCTAATCAAAAGCTGGAATGTTTAGATCTTTCTAGGAATCAACTCATGAATGTAGAATGTGACTTCTTGCATAATGCTACCTCTCTGAAATATTTGGAtatttctgaaaataattttctAAGTCTGACACTTGGAAAGGCATTTAGCTTTCTGCAAGATCTGGAATATTTAAGTTTAGGAAGCAGGAAAACAATAAAGTTTCGAAAAGATGATCTTAAAGAAATCTCAGGAAAGCAGTTGCAGGAAGTTTCAATCAAACTAAAAACGTTGTCAGAGTATGACCCGAGTGCCATAACGATTTTGAGAACAACAAAACTCCACATTGTTTTGCCATCTATTAAAagcttccattttttaaaaaatgtcttggatgatgCCTTCAACACATCTGACATTTTAACATTATCAAACTTTGAATGCTGCCAAAAGTGCAACCACTTGAGTGTTGACTGTTGTCAAACTTGCAGCAAAATAAATAATGGAATGAACCAGTGCTGCAGTGATTGTAGTCATTATATTGAAAGTTTTAAAGTATTGGGAAAATACTCAAGAGTCCAGAATCTATCTTTGCAGCATTTAACAGTGGATTGGGAAACTTTCGCAAAGATATTAAAAATTATTTGGGATTCTTCAGTTGAAAAACTTAGCGTTTCTAACATGAAAATATGCCAAGTTAGACAACACTTGTCTTGGTTTTTTCTCCAAAAACAATTGAAGTCATTTACTCTCAGAAAAATAAACATCTTACCATTCTATTTCAGTCAAGCAATTATATATGATGTCTTTGAAGAGCTAAAGGTTGAAAATCTGATCATTTATGAATCAGGAATGATTTTCCTGACTTGTCCAAAAAAACAAAACACATACAAACTCATTGATATTTCTGATAATTCATTTACCAGTGATTTCTTTTTTCAGGGCTGCAGCACCCTAAAACATTTAGAgacttttattttgaaacaaaatagatTTGTTCAGTTATTTGAAGTGAGTAACATGACCACATACATGACATCTCTGAAGCACTTGGATGTGAGTCAAAATCAACTTATTTTTGATGAGGTTAGAATTTGCCCTTGGACCAACAGTTTGACAAAGCTGAACCTGTCTTCAAATAAGCTTACAGATTCTGTTTTCACATGTTTACCCAGCAATCTAGAAATCCTTGACTTGcagaaaaataacatttatactGTTCCCAAAGTGCTGAAGAACCTGAACAATTTGAAAGAATTATACCTTGGTGCTAATAAattagccaatccacctgactgCAACAAATTTAGAAATCTTGAGATTTTGTTTGTTGAGGCAAACTCATTTCATGAACCTTCAAGTACTTTTCTTCAAAGTTGCCAAAGACTGACTGTTCTGAATGCTGCCTCCAACCCATTTACATGTACCTGTAATTTAAGAGATTTTAGCACAATGAACAAAAACACCCACATAGAGATGATAGGGTGGCCAAAGTCCTATTGCTGTGCCTATCCAGATGTCCTTAAAGGAACATTATTGAAGGATTTCTATTTATCTGAAGTGACATGCAGTCCAACCCTCTTACTGGTAATCGTACTTGGCACTATGTTTGTAATAGCAATCCTAATTGGGTTAATGTGCCGTTTTCTGGACTTGCCTTGGTACCTGAGAATGACATGGCAATGGACCCAGATGAAACGAAGAACAATGAAGACTGACTCCTACCAGTTATCTGAAAATTTGGTCTATCATGCTTTTGTGTCCTATAGCCAACATGACTACAGTTGGGTGAAGGAGCAGCTACTTTCAAACCTAGAGGAGAGGAATTTACGAATCTGTCATCATGAAAGAGACTTTATTCCAGGCAAAG
- the LOC125450897 gene encoding toll-like receptor 1 isoform X1, with product MVNILSFFVWILMFQPCHSLCFPVANDIVTNYSSSSLSTVPKNLSNLTNILDLSQNNITEIYMQDFAPLHQLKYLNLSSNKINNLAPAFFRSNQKLECLDLSRNQLMNVECDFLHNATSLKYLDISENNFLSLTLGKAFSFLQDLEYLSLGSRKTIKFRKDDLKEISGKQLQEVSIKLKTLSEYDPSAITILRTTKLHIVLPSIKSFHFLKNVLDDAFNTSDILTLSNFECCQKCNHLSVDCCQTCSKINNGMNQCCSDCSHYIESFKVLGKYSRVQNLSLQHLTVDWETFAKILKIIWDSSVEKLSVSNMKICQVRQHLSWFFLQKQLKSFTLRKINILPFYFSQAIIYDVFEELKVENLIIYESGMIFLTCPKKQNTYKLIDISDNSFTSDFFFQGCSTLKHLETFILKQNRFVQLFEVSNMTTYMTSLKHLDVSQNQLIFDEVRICPWTNSLTKLNLSSNKLTDSVFTCLPSNLEILDLQKNNIYTVPKVLKNLNNLKELYLGANKLANPPDCNKFRNLEILFVEANSFHEPSSTFLQSCQRLTVLNAASNPFTCTCNLRDFSTMNKNTHIEMIGWPKSYCCAYPDVLKGTLLKDFYLSEVTCSPTLLLVIVLGTMFVIAILIGLMCRFLDLPWYLRMTWQWTQMKRRTMKTDSYQLSENLVYHAFVSYSQHDYSWVKEQLLSNLEERNLRICHHERDFIPGKGIIENIINCIEKSYKSIFVLSPNFIQSEWCHYELYFAQHQVLSEHTENLILIVLEPIPQYLIPSKYYKLKSLMAKKTYLEWPNDKNKQRLFWANLQAAIGVSLTAPRQGSISVHND from the coding sequence ATGGTCaacattctctctttctttgtgTGGATTTTAATGTTTCAACCCTGCCACAGTCTTTGCTTTCCTGTAGCAAATGATATTGTCACAAACTATtcatcttcttcattgtccactgtgCCAAAGAACCTATCAAATCTCACAAACATACTGGATTTATCACAGAACAACATTACTGAGATTTATATGCAGGATTTTGCCCCTCTCCACCAGTTGAAATATTTGAATTTGTCCTCCAATAAGATCAACAATTTAGCACCCGCTTTTTTCAGGTCTAATCAAAAGCTGGAATGTTTAGATCTTTCTAGGAATCAACTCATGAATGTAGAATGTGACTTCTTGCATAATGCTACCTCTCTGAAATATTTGGAtatttctgaaaataattttctAAGTCTGACACTTGGAAAGGCATTTAGCTTTCTGCAAGATCTGGAATATTTAAGTTTAGGAAGCAGGAAAACAATAAAGTTTCGAAAAGATGATCTTAAAGAAATCTCAGGAAAGCAGTTGCAGGAAGTTTCAATCAAACTAAAAACGTTGTCAGAGTATGACCCGAGTGCCATAACGATTTTGAGAACAACAAAACTCCACATTGTTTTGCCATCTATTAAAagcttccattttttaaaaaatgtcttggatgatgCCTTCAACACATCTGACATTTTAACATTATCAAACTTTGAATGCTGCCAAAAGTGCAACCACTTGAGTGTTGACTGTTGTCAAACTTGCAGCAAAATAAATAATGGAATGAACCAGTGCTGCAGTGATTGTAGTCATTATATTGAAAGTTTTAAAGTATTGGGAAAATACTCAAGAGTCCAGAATCTATCTTTGCAGCATTTAACAGTGGATTGGGAAACTTTCGCAAAGATATTAAAAATTATTTGGGATTCTTCAGTTGAAAAACTTAGCGTTTCTAACATGAAAATATGCCAAGTTAGACAACACTTGTCTTGGTTTTTTCTCCAAAAACAATTGAAGTCATTTACTCTCAGAAAAATAAACATCTTACCATTCTATTTCAGTCAAGCAATTATATATGATGTCTTTGAAGAGCTAAAGGTTGAAAATCTGATCATTTATGAATCAGGAATGATTTTCCTGACTTGTCCAAAAAAACAAAACACATACAAACTCATTGATATTTCTGATAATTCATTTACCAGTGATTTCTTTTTTCAGGGCTGCAGCACCCTAAAACATTTAGAgacttttattttgaaacaaaatagatTTGTTCAGTTATTTGAAGTGAGTAACATGACCACATACATGACATCTCTGAAGCACTTGGATGTGAGTCAAAATCAACTTATTTTTGATGAGGTTAGAATTTGCCCTTGGACCAACAGTTTGACAAAGCTGAACCTGTCTTCAAATAAGCTTACAGATTCTGTTTTCACATGTTTACCCAGCAATCTAGAAATCCTTGACTTGcagaaaaataacatttatactGTTCCCAAAGTGCTGAAGAACCTGAACAATTTGAAAGAATTATACCTTGGTGCTAATAAattagccaatccacctgactgCAACAAATTTAGAAATCTTGAGATTTTGTTTGTTGAGGCAAACTCATTTCATGAACCTTCAAGTACTTTTCTTCAAAGTTGCCAAAGACTGACTGTTCTGAATGCTGCCTCCAACCCATTTACATGTACCTGTAATTTAAGAGATTTTAGCACAATGAACAAAAACACCCACATAGAGATGATAGGGTGGCCAAAGTCCTATTGCTGTGCCTATCCAGATGTCCTTAAAGGAACATTATTGAAGGATTTCTATTTATCTGAAGTGACATGCAGTCCAACCCTCTTACTGGTAATCGTACTTGGCACTATGTTTGTAATAGCAATCCTAATTGGGTTAATGTGCCGTTTTCTGGACTTGCCTTGGTACCTGAGAATGACATGGCAATGGACCCAGATGAAACGAAGAACAATGAAGACTGACTCCTACCAGTTATCTGAAAATTTGGTCTATCATGCTTTTGTGTCCTATAGCCAACATGACTACAGTTGGGTGAAGGAGCAGCTACTTTCAAACCTAGAGGAGAGGAATTTACGAATCTGTCATCATGAAAGAGACTTTATTCCAGGCAAAGGTATTATTGAAAACATAATTAACTGTATAGAGAAGAGTTACAAATCGATTTTTGTTTTATCGCCTAATTTTATTCAGAGTGAGTGGTGTCATTATGAGCTATACTTTGCACAGCATCAAGTGTTAAGTGAACACACTGAGAACTTGATTCTAATTGTCTTAGAGCCAATTCCTCAGTACTTAATTCCATCTAAATATTATAAACTTAAGTCACTTATGGCAAAGAAGACCTACTTAGAATGGCCTAatgacaaaaacaaacagagattATTTTGGGCCAATCTGCAAGCAGCTATAGGAGTAAGTCTGACAGCTCCAAGGCAGGGTAGTATTTCTGTACATAATGATTAA